Within the Zetaproteobacteria bacterium genome, the region AGCGCGGTCTTCGATCCCCTTACAAATCCATCGGTTGCATGCGCAACCTCCGGATTTGCGCGGCCGTCCGTGGCCGCGATGCCCGACGAAGGGCGAAAGGAGGGCATCTCTCCCTCCATCCTACCGCCCGGCCGGACGGCATGCAACCACCGATGCTAGGCCGACTGCGCCCCACCGGCGGCCGCATCACCGCCGCTTCCACTGGATGCACCCTCCCCGGAGGCCTCCTCCTCCGCCGCCCGCCGGGCGGCATCGGCCTCCTCCTGCCAGGCCGAGAGGGTCATGACCTTCTCGCGCACCGCCATCCGCTCCAGCGCCCAGGCGATGCAGCTCCGTTCGTGCACCAGATCCCGGATCCGCTCCATCTCCCCCTTGTCGCCGCGGATCCTGGCCTCGGCGGCCGGCCGCTCGCTCGCCGGTATCCGGGCCAGACGCCGCTCCAGCTCGGCACGGACCCCCTCCTCGTCGACCTCGATCCCCCCCGCATCGGAGAGGGCGCGGACCACCAGTCCGAACAGCAGATCGTTCCGGGCCCGCTCCCGCATTCCCGCCTTCACCTCGTCGGTGAAGAAATCGCTGCCGATCGGCGTCCCACGCTGCTTCATCCGCTCCCGCGTATCGCGGATCAGCGCCCGCAGCTGCTCCTGCATCAAGGCCTCGGGCAGCGCCACCTTCCGGCCGGCGAGGATCGATGTCGCCACCGCGCTGCGGTTGGCCTCGTAGGCGATCGACTCCGCCTCGAACTCCAACTGGGCCCGCACGCCGGCGCGCAGTTCCGCCGCATCGGCGAAATGGAGCTGCTGCGCCAGCTCATCGACCGACGCCCACGGCTCGGGACGGGCCACCTCATGGACGGTGACGGCGAACTCCGCCTTGCGCCCGGCCAGATGGGGGGCATCGTAGTCGTCGGGGAACTCGACCCGCACGGTCACCTCGTCGCCGGCCCGCGCGCCGATCAGCTGCTCCTCGAACCCGGGGATGAAGCGCCCTTCGCCCACCACCAGGCGGACCTGCTCGGCGCTGCCCCCCTCGAAGGGAACCCCATCGATCGTCCCGACGAAATCGATCACCAGCCGGTCGTCCTCCTGCGCCGCACGCCCGTCGTCGGGGACGAAGTTGGACTGGTTCTTCATCATGCGCTCGACCACCGCCTCGACGTCCGACTCCTCCACCTCGATCCTCAGGCGCTCCACCTCCCTCGCCGCAAGATCCTCCAACGGAATCTCGGGCATGGTGGTCACCTTGAGGGTGAACTCGAACCCCTCCCCCGAAGCCTCCCGATCGGGCAGAATCAGCTCGGGCTGTACTGCGGGCTTCAGCCCGCTCTGATCGAGCACGGCGGCGAAATGGGTGCGGACCAGCTCCTCCACCGCCTGCTGATGGAGGTCGGCGCCGAAGGTGCGGCGCAACACATGGGGCGGCACCCTCCCCGGGCGGAAGCCGGGCAGCCGCACCCGCCGGCGCAACTGCTCCATCTTCTCCTTGTAGACGCGGTCGTACTCCACCTGCGGCAGGCGCGCGCGCACCTCGTGCTCACAAGCCCCGAGCTGCGTTACCTCTGTCTGAATCACGAATCGAACACTCCTTTTCGATGGATCCGATCGTCAAACGTCCGATGGACCTTTTGGCTGTACGGGAATCCGAAGAGCCGCCCTCCATGCTGCGGAGCCGATGCCCCTCCATCCCCATCACGGGGGACGGCCGCCGATCGCTCCACGCCGCCACGTCGCACAACACCCCGTCCCGAACCAGCGGCGCACGCTAGCAGAAGCCCGAAGCGCATGGTACTTACGTACCGCCCTCCCGGCAGAGGGGACGCGCAGCCGCCCGCCTCACCCCGCGGCGATCTGCGCGATCGCCCGCAGCAGCGCCGCGTCGTGCGCCTGCCACGGAAAGCGCTGCTGCGCCTGGTCGCGGATGCGCGTGGCACGCGCCTCATACTCCTCATCCTGCTGCGCGGCCAGCGCCTCGCCCACCGCCCGGGCCAGCGCCTGCGGGGTGGCCGCCTCTGCCAGCCGGTTGTCGTCGAGCTCCGGCACCACCTCGAGGTTGGCGTCCACCGGCGTGGCCACCACCGGCAGACCGAACCCCGCCGCCTCCAGCGTCACCAGCCCGAACCCCTCCAGCGACCGCGTCGGCAGCAGGAAGAGATCGGCCGCCGCCATCCGCATGGCCACCTGCTCCTCGTCGAGATAGCCGCACCATTCGATCTGCTCCTCCACCGCGAGCATCCCCGCCAGATGACGCAGCGGCTGCTGAAGCGGCCCGGCGCCGATCACGCACCAGCGCAGCGCGGGATGGCTGCGCCGCAGGATGGCCGCCGTCTGCACCAACAGATCGACCCCGGTGCGCGGCACCAGATTGCGCAGGGTGACCACCACCGGCCCCTCCCAGCCCAACTGCGCGCGCCACGCCTGGCGCTGCGCCGCGCGCACCCGCCGCGGCAGGCTCACCCCCGCCGGGGCGATCACCACCTGCTCCGGCGCCACACCGACCATTCGGCGCAGCCGCTCGCGGGTGAAGACGCTCAGCGCCAGCACCCGGTCGGCGGTGCGGTAGATCCAGCGCTCCAGCCACAGCATCGCCGCTGCCGCCAACCGCGCCCGCAGCCCTCCGTCGAGTCCGTAGCGGCCGGCATACTCCTCGCAGGCGAGCGAATGGCACACCTGCAGCCGCGGCAGCCGACAGCCGGCGGCAACCAGCGCGGCGGCGACGAAAGGCTGCTCGGCGACCACCAGATCGAAATGGGAGGCACGCAACCGCCACCACGCGCCGGCCGCGCGGCGCAGCTGCATGAATCCGCGCAGCCCACGATCGCCATCGTAGGGCAGCCGGTGCTCGTCGATGCCGCAGGGAAGCGCAATCCGCAGCGGCGCATCGGGATCGGGCTGGCGGGTGAGCAGGGTCACCGTATGGCCCGCCTCGAGCAGCGCCCGCAGATGTGCGTTGAGCATCCGCTCGGCGCCGCCAAGCACCTGTTCGGCCGAGACATCGGCCACCAGCAGCAGGCGCAACCCCTCAGCCACGGCAGCCATGTTGCGAAACCATCATCGCGGCGTTGGCGTGCCGCACAAAACCGAAGCTTGCGAATGCAAGCGAAGGTTTTGTAAGGGAATCGAAGAGCGCGCTCTTCGATCCCCGTCGAGCGAAAGGTCCATGGACTTTTTGCGATTCGATCCCTTCAAAACCGCCACCCCCTCTGTGCCGCCCAGCGATCGAGCAGCAGGATGCCCCACAGGATATCGGCGCGATCCTCCCCGGCTAGATGGCGCCGCCACTCAGAGCGGACGAACGACCGCCGCACCAGCCCGCCCACCGGGTCGCGCCGGGTCAGCTCCTCCACCTGCCCGCGCAGATCGCGCCGCAGCCACAGCTTGACCGGCGCCATGAACCCCTGCTTGGGCCGGTCGATCACCGCCGCCGGCAGCCGACGGCGGGCGGTCGCCCGCAGCAGCAGCTTCAGCCCCTCGCCCCACGGCGCCCCGGCCACCTTGCAGCGGGGCGCAAGCCACAGCGCCTCGGCGATCAGCTCCGGATCGAGAAAGGGCGCGCGCAGCTCCAGCGCGTGGGCCATGCTCATGCGGTCGCCCATGGCCAGCAGGTCGTCGGCCAGGTAGCTGCACTGATCGAAGGCCATCGCCCCATTGACCACCCCCAGCCGCGCGATCAGCCCCTCCAGGCCGCCGGCATCCTCCGCCGCGGAGGGCCAGGGATCCTCCACCGGCTCGATCGTTCGGGTGAAGAGCGCCCCGGGCTCCGCCTCGGTGGCGCGCATCCAGCGGCGGTAGGCGGCAGCGGGGCTGTCGTCGAGCGCGGTGAGAAAGCGGCGCAGCCGACCGCGCAGATTTCGGCTGGAGTCGGAATCGCCCAGCCGCCGTCCCAGCGCGGCCAAAATGCTCCGGCCGGGCAGACGGTGGAGCCGGGCGTGCCACAACAACCCGAGGTAACGCGGATAGCCGCCGAAGAGCTCGTCGCCGCCGACGCCGCTGAGCGCCACGCTGACGAAGCGGCGCGCCTCGCGGCTGATGAGAAAGGTGGGCAGCGCGGCGGCGTTGCCCACCGGCTGATCGAACCCCCCGCGCCATCGCCTCCAACACCTCCTCGGCATCGGGCGCCACCTCCAGCACCCGGTGGTCGGTGCCGAGATGGCGCGCCACCGCCTCGGCGTGGGGGGTCTCGTCGTAGTCGGCGCCGCCGCCGGCAAAGCGGACTGAAAAGGTGTGCAGCCGCCCGCTGCCCTGCCGGGCCAGCGAGGCGGCGATCAGCGAGGAGTCCACCCCGCCGGAGAGGAAGACGCCGAGCGGCTTGTCGGCCAGGGTGCGCAGCGCGAACGCCTGGTCGAGCCGCGCCTCCAGCGCCGCCGGCGTCGGCCGCCGCACCCAGCTCTCCTCCGGCGGTTCCCATTCCCCCGGCCGGTGGTAGCGCCGCAGCGTGATCGCCCCGTCGCCGTCCAGCTCGGCGCAACAGCCGGGGGGCAGCTGCCACACCTCGCGGTAGAGGGTGCGCGGCGCCTCGATGCGCATGGTGGCAAGCAGCTCTCCGACCGCATCGATACGCGGGGTGAGCCGCCAGTCGCCGCGCGCGAAGGCGTCGAGGGTGGAGGCCAGCCCCACCCGCCCCTGCTGGCGGCAGAGAAAGAGCGGCTTCTCGCCGCAGCGGTCGCGGGCGATGGTCAGCCGGCGGCTGCGGGCATCCCACAACAGCAGGGCGAACATGCCGTTGAGCAGGGGAAACATGCCGCAGCCATGGCGCCGGAAGAGATGGGGCAGCACCTCGGTGTCGCTGCGGCCGG harbors:
- the tig gene encoding trigger factor codes for the protein MIQTEVTQLGACEHEVRARLPQVEYDRVYKEKMEQLRRRVRLPGFRPGRVPPHVLRRTFGADLHQQAVEELVRTHFAAVLDQSGLKPAVQPELILPDREASGEGFEFTLKVTTMPEIPLEDLAAREVERLRIEVEESDVEAVVERMMKNQSNFVPDDGRAAQEDDRLVIDFVGTIDGVPFEGGSAEQVRLVVGEGRFIPGFEEQLIGARAGDEVTVRVEFPDDYDAPHLAGRKAEFAVTVHEVARPEPWASVDELAQQLHFADAAELRAGVRAQLEFEAESIAYEANRSAVATSILAGRKVALPEALMQEQLRALIRDTRERMKQRGTPIGSDFFTDEVKAGMRERARNDLLFGLVVRALSDAGGIEVDEEGVRAELERRLARIPASERPAAEARIRGDKGEMERIRDLVHERSCIAWALERMAVREKVMTLSAWQEEADAARRAAEEEASGEGASSGSGGDAAAGGAQSA
- a CDS encoding glycosyltransferase family 1 protein codes for the protein MAAVAEGLRLLLVADVSAEQVLGGAERMLNAHLRALLEAGHTVTLLTRQPDPDAPLRIALPCGIDEHRLPYDGDRGLRGFMQLRRAAGAWWRLRASHFDLVVAEQPFVAAALVAAGCRLPRLQVCHSLACEEYAGRYGLDGGLRARLAAAAMLWLERWIYRTADRVLALSVFTRERLRRMVGVAPEQVVIAPAGVSLPRRVRAAQRQAWRAQLGWEGPVVVTLRNLVPRTGVDLLVQTAAILRRSHPALRWCVIGAGPLQQPLRHLAGMLAVEEQIEWCGYLDEEQVAMRMAAADLFLLPTRSLEGFGLVTLEAAGFGLPVVATPVDANLEVVPELDDNRLAEAATPQALARAVGEALAAQQDEEYEARATRIRDQAQQRFPWQAHDAALLRAIAQIAAG